The Anabaena sp. PCC 7108 region ACAGCCATCAAACCGCCCCAAAACCAATAAGGTAAAAGCAAATACCGCTGCATTTGAGCCGTATCAGAAAGCCCCAAAGAACCAGCACTATAGCTAAATAGATAATTTAATTGGTGATAGGTACTCACGCAAGCTTGCACACCTAAAAATTGAATTGCAAACCCTTGTACCCAACGGGGAGCCTTCAAAGCAATTCCCAGAATAATGATACCCAACACCGGAATTGCAATCAACCCAAACCAAGAACGCACCCAAACTAATGTAGACAGCAGTAAAAAACCGCCTAAAATCTTCAAACTCAACGAAGCTGCTTTAAAACTGCGAGAAGCGAGAATCAAAGCTGCACCGGCGATAGGTGGACCCATTGGCCCTGCGGCCGCTACCATAGCTGGCCCAATCGGACCCAATGTTGAGCGCATAGTATAAGTAGCTACACCAGAACCATTACTAAAAATTTCCAACTTCTGAAAATTTCCCCCTAACATCAAAGCCATCAAGCCGTGACCCATTTCGTGAAACCAAGTTGCTAGAATAGTAAATGGGTATAAAATATAATCGCCGTTTGGTAATTGCCACAAAAATACAGTAGCGATCGCTGCGCCTATCAACCAATTTAACCCCATGCGTTCAACTTCTGCGGGGGCTTCTTGAGTCAGGAAGGGTGGAAAATCTTTTGGTTCCCTCATTGGTTAGGTTCCTAATTATGAATTCGTAATTGGTAATTATTCATTATTAATTACCAATTACAAACTAAGAATTACGAATTATTTGTCTAAGAAAGTTGAAATAAGAACGTTACCAAATCTCCTTTACCCAGACTGATGCGATCGCCTGGACGTAAGCGGTGTCTGTTCCCTGGTAATAGTGGCAAATTATTAATATAAGTGCCATTGGAACTACCAACATCTTCAATATAATGAGCGTCTCCCTCAACACGAATATCTGCATGAATCCGGGAGACAATTTCAGAATTTGGAAATCCAGCCACGTCGATATCGGGAGGAATCCGATCATTAGGTTTACCAATATGCACCACAGAGATATTTTGCGGTAATTCAATTTCCTGGTTACTTTGGACATGAAATAGCCGCGCCACAACTTGCTGTAATTGAGTTCTCGATGCGGTAACTGTTTGTACTATTGGTTCCGGTGCGGATTGAGCTACAAAAACTGGTTCTGGCTCAGTTTCTGGCTCAGGTTCTGGTGGTGTAGAAACTACTGGCTCTGGAACTACAGCTATAGGTGGTTCTACAGGCGGTAAGGGTGGGGTATTTTCCACTACAACAGGTGGTTCTACAGGCAATATTGGCGCTGTGGGTATTGCTTCTTGTGCTACTGAAACTACCGTAGGTGGAAGGGTGGAGTTAACAGGAGTGCCGAGTCCCAAAGCATCTGGTTGTAAAAGTTCTAACATTGGATCAGGTGTAACCAACGGTGGTACTTCCACCGGGATTTCAGGCGCAACGGTTGGTGCTACTGTTGTGGCTACCATTGCAGCGTTTGAGTGTAGGTTATGGCCACACTGACCACAGAAAGCAGCATCTGCCTGCACAGTTGCCCCACAGCTAGGACAATTAGTAGTCGCTGGCAAGGGTGTATAGCAAGCTTCACACTGAACAGCGCCGTCTGGGTTGGGATGATTGCAATTTGGGCAGACGATCATGGATTTAAGCCTTTGTCAAGGTCATCGTAAAATATATTACTAGCAAGCAGAAGTCAAAGTAATTCGTAATTGTCAACCCATGTCTAAAGCTAGGGACTTGTAACCTTGAATTAAGGCGGTATGCCAGAGGCATTATTACGAATTACCTTAGCGCAGCGTTTCCGCAGGAAAGATTACGAATTACGTTCGCGCAGCGTGCCGGAGGCACTATTAGTAATTATGCGGTCAGTTATCAGTTTCTTCACTGTTGACTGATTTAAGGTTTTAAGGTTTCAGTTCCAAACCAGCCTCTGCATCCAGGAGCCACAGTAGTTCTCCTTGGGGTTTAATTAAGCGAGATGGATACGTGAAATCATCAGCTTCGGGTGCGAAGACTTGGGCTAAAGCAGGTCTTTTATTAGCACCGGCAGCTAAAAAAATCACAGTTTGAGCAGCGTTGATGAATGGGTAAGTGAAGGTAATGCGCTGACTACTGTCTTTATTACCTACAGTGATCAAGCGATCGCATACTTTAAGCGCTTCTGTATGAGGAAATAATGATGCAGTATGGGCATCATCACCCATTCCCAATAAAACTACATCCAATGCCGGAAAATTTCCTGGTGCAGAATGGAAAAATTCTTGCAGATGCTCTTCATACTTAGTAGCATCTACCGCTGGATTGGCTGATAAAGTTGGTACAGCATGAATGTTTGCTGCTGGAATAGGAACACGATCTAGCCAAGCGCGACGTGCCATCAGTTCATTGCTATCAGGATGATCTGGTGCGACATAACGCTCATCTCCCCAGAACACATGAATTTTATCCCAAGGCAACTTTTGATTACCTATCGCTTCATACAACGGCTTAGGTGTGCTACCACCAGATAAGGCAATAGTAAATTGTCCCCGTTGCTGAATAGCCGTTTCCAATTTCGATAAGATCAAATCTAGCGCCCGTG contains the following coding sequences:
- a CDS encoding FHA domain-containing protein yields the protein MIVCPNCNHPNPDGAVQCEACYTPLPATTNCPSCGATVQADAAFCGQCGHNLHSNAAMVATTVAPTVAPEIPVEVPPLVTPDPMLELLQPDALGLGTPVNSTLPPTVVSVAQEAIPTAPILPVEPPVVVENTPPLPPVEPPIAVVPEPVVSTPPEPEPETEPEPVFVAQSAPEPIVQTVTASRTQLQQVVARLFHVQSNQEIELPQNISVVHIGKPNDRIPPDIDVAGFPNSEIVSRIHADIRVEGDAHYIEDVGSSNGTYINNLPLLPGNRHRLRPGDRISLGKGDLVTFLFQLS
- a CDS encoding M50 family metallopeptidase; its protein translation is MREPKDFPPFLTQEAPAEVERMGLNWLIGAAIATVFLWQLPNGDYILYPFTILATWFHEMGHGLMALMLGGNFQKLEIFSNGSGVATYTMRSTLGPIGPAMVAAAGPMGPPIAGAALILASRSFKAASLSLKILGGFLLLSTLVWVRSWFGLIAIPVLGIIILGIALKAPRWVQGFAIQFLGVQACVSTYHQLNYLFSYSAGSLGLSDTAQMQRYLLLPYWFWGGLMAVASLVILVQSLRVAYRS
- the pgl gene encoding 6-phosphogluconolactonase; the protein is MNKTVEVLPDQPALVARALDLILSKLETAIQQRGQFTIALSGGSTPKPLYEAIGNQKLPWDKIHVFWGDERYVAPDHPDSNELMARRAWLDRVPIPAANIHAVPTLSANPAVDATKYEEHLQEFFHSAPGNFPALDVVLLGMGDDAHTASLFPHTEALKVCDRLITVGNKDSSQRITFTYPFINAAQTVIFLAAGANKRPALAQVFAPEADDFTYPSRLIKPQGELLWLLDAEAGLELKP